From the genome of Synchiropus splendidus isolate RoL2022-P1 chromosome 17, RoL_Sspl_1.0, whole genome shotgun sequence, one region includes:
- the LOC128748776 gene encoding ras-related protein Rab-6A isoform X2, translating into MSAAGDFGNPLRKFKLVFLGEQSVGKTSLITRFMYDSFDNTYQATIGIDFLSKTMYLEDRTIRLQLWDTAGQERFRSLIPSYIRDSAAAVVVYDITNVNSFQQTTKWIDDVRTERGSDVIIMLVGNKTDLADKRQVSIEEGERKAKELNVMFIETSAKAGYNVKQLFRRVAAALPGMDATQDNSQKLTHIQLTPPPEQPVTEGGCSC; encoded by the exons ATGTCTGCGGCCGGAGACTTCGGGAACCCTTTAAGGAAATTTAAACTCGTCTTTCTCGGGGAGCAAAGTG TGGGAAAGACTTCTCTGATCACCAGGTTCATGTACGACAGCTTCGACAACACCTACCAG GCCACGATAGGAATAGACTTCCTCTCAAAAACCATGTACCTGGAAGACAGAACG ATCCGGTTGCAGCTGTGGGACACGGCAGGTCAGGAACGGTTTCGTAGCCTCATCCCGAGTTACATCCGAGATTCTGCAGCCGCCGTCGTCGTTTACGACATCACCA ACGTCAACTCCTTCCAGCAAACGACAAAATGGATTGATGATGTGAGAAcagaaagaggaagtgatgtcatcatcatgCTGGTGGGAAACAAGACAGACCTTGCGGATAAAAG GCAGGTTTCTATTGAGGAGGGGGAGCGGAAAGCCAAAGAACTTAATGTAATGTTTATTGAGACTAGTGCGAAGGCAGGCTACAACGTGAAGCAg CTTTTCCGCCGTGTGGCAGCGGCTCTGCCTGGCATGGACGCCACGCAGGACAACAGCCAGAAGC TGACTCACATCCAACTGACTCCGCCCCCTGAGCAACCCGTGACTGAAGGCGGCTGTTCCTGCTAG
- the LOC128748776 gene encoding ras-related protein Rab-6A isoform X1, whose protein sequence is MSAAGDFGNPLRKFKLVFLGEQSVGKTSLITRFMYDSFDNTYQATIGIDFLSKTMYLEDRTIRLQLWDTAGQERFRSLIPSYIRDSAAAVVVYDITNVNSFQQTTKWIDDVRTERGSDVIIMLVGNKTDLADKRQITTEEGEQRAKEMNVLFIETSAKTGYNVKQLFRRVAAALPGMDATQDNSQKLTHIQLTPPPEQPVTEGGCSC, encoded by the exons ATGTCTGCGGCCGGAGACTTCGGGAACCCTTTAAGGAAATTTAAACTCGTCTTTCTCGGGGAGCAAAGTG TGGGAAAGACTTCTCTGATCACCAGGTTCATGTACGACAGCTTCGACAACACCTACCAG GCCACGATAGGAATAGACTTCCTCTCAAAAACCATGTACCTGGAAGACAGAACG ATCCGGTTGCAGCTGTGGGACACGGCAGGTCAGGAACGGTTTCGTAGCCTCATCCCGAGTTACATCCGAGATTCTGCAGCCGCCGTCGTCGTTTACGACATCACCA ACGTCAACTCCTTCCAGCAAACGACAAAATGGATTGATGATGTGAGAAcagaaagaggaagtgatgtcatcatcatgCTGGTGGGAAACAAGACAGACCTTGCGGATAAAAG ACAGATAACCACAGAAGAGGGAGAGCAGAGAGCAAAAGAGATGAATGTTCTGTTTATTGAGACAAGTGCAAAGACAGGCTACAATGTGAAACAG CTTTTCCGCCGTGTGGCAGCGGCTCTGCCTGGCATGGACGCCACGCAGGACAACAGCCAGAAGC TGACTCACATCCAACTGACTCCGCCCCCTGAGCAACCCGTGACTGAAGGCGGCTGTTCCTGCTAG
- the pls3 gene encoding plastin-3 has protein sequence MTAKITTEDFNEVKEIFNKIDRDRDEYICDYELQEALKEAGHDIPGYKVREIITKLDRNNDNRISFDEFLEIVKSLRGSEIAKTFRTVLNKKEGILAIGGTSELSSEGTQHSFSEEERFAFVNWINMALAADPDCQHVLPMDPNSDDLFNKVCDGIVLCKMINLSVPDTIDERAITKKKLSKFTAQENLNLALNSASAIGCHVVNIGATDLREGKPHLVLGLLWQIIKIGLFADIELSRNEALAALLRDGETLEDLMKLSPEELLLRWVNYHLENANWSKISNFSSDIKDSKAYFHLLNQISPKGTEEDQPPIHIKMDEFNERDDMRRAEAMLQQADRLGCRQFVTPKDVVNGNPKLNLAFVANLFNKYPSLTKPEGDDIDWGLLEDETREERTFRNWMNSLGVNPHVNHLYGDLNDALIILQLYGKIKVDVEWDKKVNMPPYPKLGSKMKKLENCNYAVELGKRSNFSLVGIGGQDLNDGNPTLTLALVWQLMRRYTLQILEDLGDGQKVNDNFIVKWVNQTLAEAGKTSNIQNFKDKNISSSIAVLDLIDAIEPKSINQDLVKTGALSECDKLENAKYAISMARKIGARVYALPEDLVEVKPKMVMTVFACLMGRGLNRISKNQSCQQVLTN, from the exons ATGACTGCCAAAATCACGACAGAGGACTTCAACGAGGTGAAGGAAATCTTCAACAAGATTG ATCGGGACCGCGACGAATACATCTGTGATTATGAGCTCCAAGAGGCCCTCAAGGAAGCCGGCCACGACATACCTGGATACAAAGTGCGAGAGATCATCACCAAACTGGATCGGAACAACGACAATCGAATCAGCTTTGACGAGTTTCTGGAA ATTGTCAAAAGCCTACGAGGAAGTGAGATAGCCAAGACATTCCGGACCGTTCTCAACAAAAAAGAGGGAATCCTGGCTATAGGAGGAACATCGGAGCTGTCAAGTGAAGGAACACAACACTCATTCTCAG aggaggagagatttGCATTTGTGAACTGGATCAACATGGCTCTGGCAGCAGACCCTGACTGCCAACACGTGCTGCCCATGGATCCCAACAGTGACGACCTCTTCAACAAAGTGTGTGACGGGATAGTGCTCTG CAAAATGATCAACCTGTCGGTGCCAGACACCATCGATGAGCGAGCCATCACCAAGAAGAAGCTGTCGAAATTCACCGCACAG GAGAACCTCAACTTGGCTCTGAATTCAGCCTCTGCCATTGGCTGCCACGTGGTGAACATCGGCGCGACGGATCTGCGGGAGGGCAAGcctcacctggtcctgggtctgctGTGGCAGATCATCAAGATCGGACTGTTCGCAGACATCGAGCTGAGCAGGAACGAAG CTCTGGCGGCGCTGCTGAGAGACGGAGAAACACTGGAAGACTTGATGAAACTGTCCCCTGAGGAACTTCTGCTCCGCTGGGTCAACTATCACCTGGAAAACGCCAACTGGTCCAAGATCAGCAACTTCAGCTCCGACATCAAG GATTCGAAAGCGTACTTTCACCTGCTGAATCAGATCTCGCCAAAAGGCACGGAGGAAGACCAGCCTCCCATCCACATCAAGATGGATGAATTCAAC gagCGGGACGACATGCGGAGGGCAGAGGCCATGCTGCAGCAGGCGGACCGGCTCGGCTGCCGGCAGTTCGTCACCCCGAAGGACGTCGTCAACGGGAATCCCAAACTCAACCTCGCCTTTGTGGCCAATCTATTCAACAAATATCCAAGTCTGACCAAACCCGAGGGAGACGACATCGACTGGGGTCTGCTGGAGG ATGAAACTCGGGAAGAGAGGACGTTCCGAAACTGGATGAACTCATTGGGAGTCAACCCGCATGTCAATCATCTCTATGG AGACCTCAACGACGCACTGATCATCCTTCAGCTCTACGGAAAGATCAAAGTCGACGTGGAGTGGGACAAGAAGGTCAACATGCCCCCGTACCCTAAACTGGGATCCAAGATGAAAAAG CTGGAGAACTGCAACTACGCGGTGGAGCTGGGCAAACGCTCTAATTTCTCGCTGGTTGGTATCGGCGGCCAGGACCTGAACGACGGCAACCCGACCCTGACTCTGGCGCTGGTGTGGCAGCTGATGAGAAG GTACACGCTACAGATCTTAGAAGATCTGGGAGACGGACAGAAGGTCAACGACAACTTCATCGTCAAGTGGGTCAACCAGACGTTAGCGGAGGCAGGGAAGACGTCCAACATTCAGAACTTTAAG GACAagaacatcagcagcagcatcgcAGTCCTGGACTTGATAGATGCCATCGAGCCTAAGAGCATCAACCAAGACCTGGTGAAAACGGGAGCCCTCTCTGAGTGCGACAAGCTGGAAAATGCCAA ATACGCCATCTCGATGGCGAGGAAGATCGGCGCGCGAGTCTACGCTCTGCCCGAGGACCTCGTGGAGGTGAAGCCCAAAATGGTGATGACGGTGTTTGCCTGCTTGATGGGTCGAGGACTGAATCGAATCTCAAAGAATCAGAGCTGCCAACAAGTGCTCACTAACTGA